The genomic stretch ACGGAGATCAGCGCGTCTTTTTCGCCGGTCTGCTTTTGTGCTGCGGTCAGGCGGTCCTTGTACTTTTTGCCGTCGCGGAACTTGAGGCGGTCCACCGGCTCCAGGTCAGCGCCCAGCTCGGCACGACCATCGGCGTCGAGGAAGATGTCGATACGAGCGCGGGCGCCGATACGCATGTGGTGGTTGCACTTGGGGCAAACGTCCAGGGTCTTTTCCAGTTCCGGGCGGTACAACACCGCGTCGCAGGATGGGCACTTGTGCCACAGACCTTCAGGGACCGAGCTTTTCTTCACCTCGGAACGCATGATCGAGGGGATCAGTTTGTCTACTAACCAGTTGCTCATGCTTTCTTTCTCCAGTACCGGTGGCTTGAACACAGCCCCGCGTATGCCCTTGAGCTAAATTCATTGATGTGGCGATAACAACTGCAGGACGGGGTCAGACGTTCGACCAGCCATTTCCTGCACCTGCCCTCAGCCCTCCAGACAACCCGCCAGTGCGTGATTGCCACTTCATTGGCGCCGCCCGAAGGCAACGCCGGCCTGTTTTACACAGGGGTAGTTACTGACGGCGGCAGACTGCCAGCCGTCACATCGCGCCACTGCTGCTGCGTACCGCCTGCATGAATGCGCGGATCCGGCCATGGTCCTTGACGCCCTTGGCCTGCTCCACCCCGCCACTGACGTCGACGGCATACGGGCGAACCTGGGCAATGGCCTGCGCCACATTGTCGGCGCACAAGCCGCCCGCCAGGATGATCGGTTTGCTCAAGCCCTGGGGAATCAGCGACCAATCAAAGGCTTCACCCGTACCGCCAGGAATGCCCTCGACATAGGCATCGAGCAGAATCCCGCTGGCTCCAGTGTAGGCGGCGCAACTGGCGGCGATATCATCACCGGCCTTGACCCGCAGTGCCTTGATATACGGGCGATGGTAACCGGCGCACTCGTCCGGAGTTTCGTCGCCATGGAACTGCAACAGGTCCAGGGGCACGGCATCCAGGGTTTCATTGAGCTCGCAGGCGCTGGCGTCGACGAACAGCCCTACGGTGGTCACGAACGGCGGCAAGCCGGCAATGATCGCCCGGGCCTGCTGCACCGTCACCGCCCGGGGGCTCTTGGCATAAAACACAAAGCCAATGGCATCAGCCCCCGCCTCGACTGCCGCCAGCGCGTCTTCCATGCGGGTAATCCCGCAAATCTTGCTGCGAACGCCTGACATATCGTCGGAACCTCAAGGGGCTGTCCAGGAAAGTCCCGGATGGTAACAAATGCTTTTCCGGGCGTCAGCCGCCAAGTTCAGTGAAGCCTGTGAGGAAGTGTGGCCCGATGAAACGCTGCGGCAGCTCGAACTCCTCGCGGTACTCCACATCCACCAGATACAGGCCGAACGGATGCGCCGTCACCCCACCGGTACGCCGCACCCGGCTCTCCAGCACTTCCCTGGCCCACTCCACCGGGCGCTCGCCGGTGCCAATGGTCATCAGCACCCCGGCGATATTGCGCACCATATGGTGCAGAAACGCCCCGGCACGGATATCCAGGACAATCATTTTGCCATGGCGTGTCACCCGTAGGTGATGGACCTCCTTGATCGGCGACTTGGCCTGGCACTGGCCGGCGCGGAACGCACTGAAATCGTGGACCCCTACCAGGTGCCGGGCCGCCTCGGCCATGCGCTCGGCGTCCAGCGGACGGTGGTTCCAGGTGATTTCTTCGTTCAAGTGCGCCGGACGGATCTGATCGTTGTAGATCACATAGCGGTAACGCCGGGCAATGGCCTTGAATCGCGCGTGGAAGTGCGCCGGCATGACCTTGGCCCAACTGACGCTGACATCATGGGGCAGATTGATATTGGCCCCCATGACCCAGGCCTTCATCGAACGCTCGGCCTGGGTGTCAAAATGCACCACTTGCCCACAGGCATGTACGCCCGCGTCGGTGCGCCCGGCACACATCAATGACACCGGCGAGTCGGCGACCTTCGACAGGGCCTTCTCCAGGGTTTCCTGCACGGTCAGCACGCCAGAGGCCTGGCGTTGCCAGCCGCGATAGCGCGAACCTTTGTATTCCACGCCCAGGGCGATTCTGAAAAAGCCGGCGGCCGCCATTTCGGCGGCCGCGTTATCTATATTTGCCAAGAGCTGAGAGCCTGATGAGTTGCGCAGAGGTCGCCATTATAAAGCGGCGAAGCAGCAACGCCACGCCTAAAACCGCAGGAGCCGGCTTGCCGGCTCCTACAAAAGCGGTCAGGCCAGGCGGCTGAGCATTTCCTTGGCTTCGCTGCGCTGGCCGTCATCGCCTTCGGTGAGGACTTCGGCCAGGATGTCACGCGCACCGCCTTCATCACCCATGTCGATATAGGCCTGGGCCAGGTCCAGCTTGGTGGCGACTTCGTCGGTACCCGACAAGAAGTCGAACTCCGGCTCGTCGTCACCCTTGGCCGCGTCTTCAGCGGTGAAGCTCGGCTCGATCGACGGGCTTTCCAGGCTCTGCGACAGGCGCTCCAGCTCGGCGTTGACATCGTCAAGCTCCGAAGCGAACGCATCCGGCTTGTCCAATGGCGCGGGTTCGTCGGCCAGGGACAGGTCGAAGTCTTCCGGCAAGTCAAAATCGCCCAGTGCGGCCGGCGCCAGAG from Pseudomonas fluorescens encodes the following:
- a CDS encoding phosphoribosylanthranilate isomerase yields the protein MSGVRSKICGITRMEDALAAVEAGADAIGFVFYAKSPRAVTVQQARAIIAGLPPFVTTVGLFVDASACELNETLDAVPLDLLQFHGDETPDECAGYHRPYIKALRVKAGDDIAASCAAYTGASGILLDAYVEGIPGGTGEAFDWSLIPQGLSKPIILAGGLCADNVAQAIAQVRPYAVDVSGGVEQAKGVKDHGRIRAFMQAVRSSSGAM
- the truA gene encoding tRNA pseudouridine(38-40) synthase TruA, whose amino-acid sequence is MAAAGFFRIALGVEYKGSRYRGWQRQASGVLTVQETLEKALSKVADSPVSLMCAGRTDAGVHACGQVVHFDTQAERSMKAWVMGANINLPHDVSVSWAKVMPAHFHARFKAIARRYRYVIYNDQIRPAHLNEEITWNHRPLDAERMAEAARHLVGVHDFSAFRAGQCQAKSPIKEVHHLRVTRHGKMIVLDIRAGAFLHHMVRNIAGVLMTIGTGERPVEWAREVLESRVRRTGGVTAHPFGLYLVDVEYREEFELPQRFIGPHFLTGFTELGG